The following is a genomic window from Bacillus sp. V2I10.
ATACACAATCGGCATTCCAGGAGCAGCATACATGTACGTCAATGCCATTTTCAGCCGGGTAACTGGGTTTTGATTATTTGTAATAGCTTTCCTTGTAAATCGTTCATTATCATGATTATCAATAAAATTCCCTAATAGATAAGGATCCTCATAAAGAACTTGATTGCGTTTAAACACGTTGGCAAGCATGCCTGGTGAGCCTCCTGCTTTTGAAAACACATTGGAAGCATCTTCAAAAAAAGGATAATCAACCACAGAATCAAGTCCGGATTCCGTATATTCCGATACGTAGCGCGGATCTTTATCCCATACTTCGCCCATCAGAAAGAAATCTTTCTTCACTGATTTTACTTCTTTTGAAAATTCCTCCCAAAAGACTTTAGGTACATGACGAACAGTATCCAGGCGATATCCGTCGATGTCTGTCTCCGTAATCCACCATTTGGCAGCATCCATTAAATAGGCTTTCGTTTCAGGATTTTCTGTGTTTAAATCAGGCAATCCAAACAGCCAGCCATTTTCTACTTCCTCTTGATTTTGCCAGTTGGCAATATCCTTTTTTTCATGGAACCAGTCTTTCTTTTCCGGATCATCCAGCCATGGATGCTTATAGCCAGTATGATTGACTACAAAATCAAGCATGACCTTCATATCACGTTTATGCGCTTCTTTTACAAGCGTCTTAAAATCGTCAAGTGTTCCAAAGTTTTCATCCACGTTTTTAAAATCACGAATCCAATATCCGTGATATCCGCCTTCTTCATTATCAAAGACAGGAGTCAGCCAAATAGATGTGAACCCCATTTCCTGAATGTAATCCAGTTTATCGATAATTCCCTGAAGATCACCGCCATGATATGCCTTCGGATTTTTAGGATTTGCTTCAAAATCGTTGCTTGTATCTCCATTATTGAAACGGTCAATCATAATAAAATACATACTTTCATCTTGCCACGATCGTTCTTCCTTCTCTTGTGCCCGAACAGTGTTTACTGAAAAAACTGAGAGAAGGAAAAAAGGGATGATCAGTACTTGAAATATACGCTTATCCATCCCTCTGCCCCCCTTACTGCGTAATAGCTGCCCCGTATTCCTTAAGGGCGGAATCCAGACAGCTTTACGTATAAGACTATAAAACTATGTCTTTTATTTCAATATGAAATCGATTTCCGAATTTTACCCTTTATTCGCTCCGGCTGTCAATCCTTCAACAATATACTTTTGGAAGATCAAGAATAGGATCGTAATTGGAACAGCTACTAAAACCGCTCCGGCTGCGAACGTTGTAAATTGAGTGCTCGTTCTGCCTGTAACGAATTCAAACAGACCAACTGCAAGTGTTTTGTTTTCGTTTGAACGGAGGATCAGACGGGCAAAAATGAAGTCCATCCAAGGTCCGATAAAGTTATTAACAGCAATAAATACTAAGATAGGTTTTGACAATGGCATCATGATTTTAAAGAAAATCGTAGTATGACTGGCACCGTCTATTTTAGCTGCTTCTTCCAAGCTTCTTGGAAGGCCGTCAAAGTATCCTTTCACAAGCCATGCTCCAAAAGGAATCGATCCGCCTGCATACACTAAGATAAGGCCCCAGTGATTGTCTAATAAGCCGATTTGAAGAAGTAAAATGTAAATCGCAATCATCCCCATGAAGC
Proteins encoded in this region:
- a CDS encoding alpha-amylase family glycosyl hydrolase gives rise to the protein MDKRIFQVLIIPFFLLSVFSVNTVRAQEKEERSWQDESMYFIMIDRFNNGDTSNDFEANPKNPKAYHGGDLQGIIDKLDYIQEMGFTSIWLTPVFDNEEGGYHGYWIRDFKNVDENFGTLDDFKTLVKEAHKRDMKVMLDFVVNHTGYKHPWLDDPEKKDWFHEKKDIANWQNQEEVENGWLFGLPDLNTENPETKAYLMDAAKWWITETDIDGYRLDTVRHVPKVFWEEFSKEVKSVKKDFFLMGEVWDKDPRYVSEYTESGLDSVVDYPFFEDASNVFSKAGGSPGMLANVFKRNQVLYEDPYLLGNFIDNHDNERFTRKAITNNQNPVTRLKMALTYMYAAPGMPIVYYGTEIAMDGGNDPDNRRMMNFRANDDLIKYVSKLGKIRSEFPSLRRGDLDVLYDDKGMTILKRSYKNEVTVIALNNSAESRNAIVPAKALDEKKELRGLLTGDITEEKNGEYEFILDRETAEIFEVGEKTGPNFPLISVFVAVPAIFAGFLYMNRRKKQA
- a CDS encoding sugar ABC transporter permease, whose amino-acid sequence is MNKKLTDKLVVGFIYAILIITAILVLYPVYFILIGSLNPGDSLFATKLIPEALTLDHYRYLFEETKYLTWYQNTFKIAFFNMLISTFLVVTAAYAFSRFRFPGRKQGLMAMLVLQMFPSFMGMIAIYILLLQIGLLDNHWGLILVYAGGSIPFGAWLVKGYFDGLPRSLEEAAKIDGASHTTIFFKIMMPLSKPILVFIAVNNFIGPWMDFIFARLILRSNENKTLAVGLFEFVTGRTSTQFTTFAAGAVLVAVPITILFLIFQKYIVEGLTAGANKG